The DNA window TTCAGCGCAGCAATTAGTGGGGATCTAAATATCGCTTACTCACTCATTCTTGCTCATAATCAATGGGGATCTAAGGGGAATATTAATTATTTAGCAGAAGCAAATAATAGAATTTCGAAAGGAATTAAAGCGAGTACTTCTAAAGTGGACTCCTTGCTTGGGCATTGGAGTGATAACGAATTGTATTACTTTGTAGGAGACCAGGCGTGGATTAATGTGATTAATGATTCTTCGTTTATCTCAACTGGCACAGTGAATGGAAGCGATCAGAATAAGGTGAATACGACTTGGAATGTGATGAAGAACAAACATAAAGATGGGATTAGTGATTCGCATAACTTACTGAATATGCTTTATATTTCGGGAAATGGGTGGGTTCCTTCCGCGGATACGGTTCCATCTATGGTGAATCTTGCTAAGGATAAGCCGGCTATTTCTAGCACTAACATAGGCATTGGTTTTGAGGCTTCTAGGGCTTTTGATAGCAATTATATGACAAGATGGGCAAGTGCTGGAGGGAATGATCCTGAGTGGATCTTTGTTGATCTCGGTTCGGTCCAAAGTATTCATCGTGTGAAGTTGAAATGGGAGGACGCCTACGCAACCCAATATGCTATTCAAGTCTCATCAGACAGTCTTCATTGGACAGATGTGTACTCTACCAGTAATGGAGATGGTGGGGCGGATGAGATTACTTTCCAAGCACAATCGGGTAGGTATGTTAGGTTATATTGTACTGCAAAAGGAGCTTCACAGGGCTATTCCGTTTATGAGTTTGAGGTGTATTAATTCAAAAATGTAGAAATAAACAAATCCGCTTGGCCACCAGCCAGAGCGGATTTGTCTTTGGTGCATCGGGTGGTTATTTGGTAGAGGATTCTGGATTGTAATACGGTGATGGTTTGGCAATCCATTCATCTGCTTGGGGCTCAATATCTA is part of the Paenibacillus segetis genome and encodes:
- a CDS encoding glycosyl hydrolase family 8 gives rise to the protein MFGGSARVSKMIEKSMMVTLICIAILATTVFPFPHQVAHADGATRSFPQQSKYAEIMKPNHNTQYELNMAVSTYYDYWKSKYLKKDLTSLSGGYYVQSNITGDNEGYTALGSSEGQGLGMIITVLMAGYDPDAQTIYNGLLKTAKTFRSSENEYLMGSIIADAISAQGHFSAAISGDLNIAYSLILAHNQWGSKGNINYLAEANNRISKGIKASTSKVDSLLGHWSDNELYYFVGDQAWINVINDSSFISTGTVNGSDQNKVNTTWNVMKNKHKDGISDSHNLLNMLYISGNGWVPSADTVPSMVNLAKDKPAISSTNIGIGFEASRAFDSNYMTRWASAGGNDPEWIFVDLGSVQSIHRVKLKWEDAYATQYAIQVSSDSLHWTDVYSTSNGDGGADEITFQAQSGRYVRLYCTAKGASQGYSVYEFEVY